The DNA sequence AGAGAAAACAAAATCTACGCAATGATGAAAAATGGTTCTTTCCAACGGAGACTTTTTAATTTTCCCGGAAGTCAGACCTACCCACGCTGGGAAGTCAATTACTAATTATACAAACTTAAAAAAGCCATGAAAAAGAAACTTGCTACCTTGTTCGCCCTCTTAGCTCTTTCTCCTCTCCTGACCCAATGTGCTACCCAGGATGATGTCAGCAAACTGAATTACCAACTGCGAGTCGTTAACAAGAAGTTGGAGGACATGAAGATGGGAACCGTCGGTCAGATGCAGCAGAGGCAGGCCTCCTCTTCCAGTCGAATTGACGAGCTGCGCCAGGAGATACTGGTTCTGCGCGGACAGCTGGATGAAATGGCGCACTACAACCGACAACTGACGGAGCAGAATAAGGAGCTTGATCTATCGTTGCAGCAGTATGCCGAAACAATGAACACCGAGATAGAAAAAGAAATAAAGGCGTTACAGACAAACTATCAGACAAAAGAGGCCAAGCTAGACGATTTGGAGAAATCCCTGACTCAACAACAGAAAGTGCTGCAATCCATTCAGGAATCCCGCATACAGGAAGCCCGAAAAAAAGCTGAGGCTGCCGCTCTTGCCGCTGAAAAGGCCAGAGCGCGCGCCAAAGCCTCAAGTCAGGCTCTTGCAAGTAGTAATGGCCAGGAGGTGGTGTCGATTGACGCCAATAAGACAAAAACGGTTTATGGCAATTCTGCAGAGAGGAAACCCTCACCACAACCAACCGTACAACCAGAGAAAACCGATTCCTCCGCTTCAGTGTCACCCCCTGAATCAACACCTCAAGCGACTCCTGACTCTTTAGAATCGGCCGATAAGGCGTATGCCGATGGAGATTTTGCCAAGGCGTATGATCTCTATGAAAAATATGCCCTGGAGCATAAAACCGGTGATAAAGTCATTACAGCCAAATATATGATGGGGGAAAGTCTTTTTAATCAGGAGGAGTACGACCAGGCTATTTTGCAGTATCAAAATATTATCTCCAATCATCCATCTCATGCACGCGCCGCTTCAGCACTGTTAAAGCAGGGGATGGCTTTTGAAAAAGTATCCGATTTTGAGACGGCCAAGATAATATACAAGAAAATTGCGACTGCATATCCTTCCTCACCTGAGGCGGAGAGAGCCAAAGAACGAAGCTCAAAGATAAACTGACGGGATTTTGTCTTTGAAAACCAGACTCGACGAATTGCTTGTCCTGCATAAATTGGCGCCTGATCTTAAGACTGCCAGAGCACTCATAGGTGCGGGACAGGTATTCGTCAACGATACATGCTCCGATAAGGCCGGCAACCTTCATGATCTAAAGGATCGTATACGGACTAAGCAGGGCTGCAGCTATGTCTCCAGGGGTGGCCTTAAGCTGGAAAAGGCCCTCTCCCATTTTAGCCTTGATGTAGCTGAGATGATCTGCGCCGATATCGGCGCGAGCAGTGGCGGCTTCACCGACTGCCTGCTTCAGCATGGAGCAGGCCGCGTCTACGCTGTTGATGTGGCTTATGGGCAATTTTCCTGGAAACTGCGGAAGGATCCCCGAGTTGTAGTTGTTGAAAGATTCAACGCACGTAATCTCAGTAAAGACCAGATCACCGAACCGCTCGATTTAGCAGTCATCGATGCATCCTTCATTTCCCTGACCACGCTCCTTCCTCCTCTTCTCCCTTTGTTCAGGGAAAAAATTCGGATCCTGGCCCTCATCAAACCTCAATTTGAGTTACCGAAAGAACTTGTTGAAAAAGGTGGAGTTGTCAAAGATGAATAT is a window from the Desulfopila inferna genome containing:
- a CDS encoding tetratricopeptide repeat protein; protein product: MKKKLATLFALLALSPLLTQCATQDDVSKLNYQLRVVNKKLEDMKMGTVGQMQQRQASSSSRIDELRQEILVLRGQLDEMAHYNRQLTEQNKELDLSLQQYAETMNTEIEKEIKALQTNYQTKEAKLDDLEKSLTQQQKVLQSIQESRIQEARKKAEAAALAAEKARARAKASSQALASSNGQEVVSIDANKTKTVYGNSAERKPSPQPTVQPEKTDSSASVSPPESTPQATPDSLESADKAYADGDFAKAYDLYEKYALEHKTGDKVITAKYMMGESLFNQEEYDQAILQYQNIISNHPSHARAASALLKQGMAFEKVSDFETAKIIYKKIATAYPSSPEAERAKERSSKIN
- a CDS encoding TlyA family RNA methyltransferase, with product MKTRLDELLVLHKLAPDLKTARALIGAGQVFVNDTCSDKAGNLHDLKDRIRTKQGCSYVSRGGLKLEKALSHFSLDVAEMICADIGASSGGFTDCLLQHGAGRVYAVDVAYGQFSWKLRKDPRVVVVERFNARNLSKDQITEPLDLAVIDASFISLTTLLPPLLPLFREKIRILALIKPQFELPKELVEKGGVVKDEYSHQQAIAGVVRFSSARNLKVEGVIESPILGPKGNKEFLISLTGTVI